A genomic region of Thermus sp. LT1-2-5 contains the following coding sequences:
- a CDS encoding M23 family metallopeptidase, whose translation MVWKPGHYLLLLLSLYALVVTLGFSSRGRQLAALRQEVAASKAQALWAPAGYRLPLPGACLPQRPENLPGAPRPYRKGVSAGFVFQPGDACVPVVRGMGVVAAASGEVVKVDLNHQEPSPEAFRALLERVKEGAGPEEMEVLRGLEVWVRHPDGRTSVYGHLQAPYPGLKVGSRLHRGDPLGYVGNTGLQGGAPRLLFEIWEGEPDRGRFLFQGLKGEELLRQAKAFFGLE comes from the coding sequence GTGGTGTGGAAACCGGGGCACTACCTCCTTCTCCTCCTTTCCCTCTACGCCCTGGTGGTGACCCTGGGGTTTTCCTCCCGGGGCCGGCAGCTCGCCGCCTTGCGCCAGGAGGTGGCCGCCTCCAAGGCCCAGGCCCTTTGGGCCCCGGCGGGCTATCGCCTGCCCCTGCCTGGGGCCTGCCTGCCCCAGCGCCCGGAAAACCTCCCGGGCGCCCCCCGTCCCTACCGCAAGGGGGTGAGCGCCGGCTTTGTCTTCCAACCGGGGGACGCCTGCGTGCCCGTGGTGCGGGGCATGGGGGTGGTGGCGGCGGCCAGCGGCGAGGTGGTGAAGGTGGACTTAAACCACCAAGAGCCTTCCCCCGAGGCCTTCCGTGCCCTCCTGGAGCGGGTGAAGGAGGGGGCGGGGCCCGAGGAGATGGAGGTGTTGCGGGGCCTCGAGGTCTGGGTCCGCCACCCGGACGGGCGCACCTCCGTCTACGGCCACCTGCAGGCCCCTTACCCGGGCCTTAAGGTGGGTAGCCGCCTCCACCGGGGCGACCCCTTGGGCTACGTGGGGAATACCGGCCTCCAGGGCGGGGCCCCCAGGCTTCTCTTTGAGATCTGGGAGGGCGAGCCCGACCGGGGGCGCTTCCTCTTCCAGGGCTTAAAGGGAGAGGAGCTATTGCGCCAGGCCAAGGCCTTTTTCGGCCTAGAATAG
- the tgt gene encoding tRNA guanosine(34) transglycosylase Tgt, protein MKPFAFRIEAQSGRARVGRFYTPHGAVETPLFMPVGTQGSVKGLLPRDLKEIGSQILLANTYHLLLRPGPERVRALGGLHGFAGWQGPWLTDSGGFQVMSLGHLRRIDEEGVVFQNHLDGSLVRLTPERSIAVQEALGADIVMAFDECPPYPASRAYLKASLERTLRWLERSLRAKTRQDQALFGIAQGGTDPELRRLSTEETLRFDLPGYAIGGLAVGEPKEAMFAMVALSTELLPEDRPRYLMGVGHPEDLVAAIGLGVDLFDCVYPTRTGRFGSALVPEGRLNLKNARFLEEKGPLEEGCDCYTCQNFSRGYLAHLVRAGEMLGGILLSLHNLRYLHRLTEGAREAIRQGSYGAFARAFAERRFGREVPLWFREALVAGGHW, encoded by the coding sequence ATGAAGCCCTTCGCCTTCCGCATAGAAGCCCAAAGCGGCCGAGCCCGGGTGGGCCGCTTCTACACCCCCCACGGGGCAGTGGAAACCCCCCTTTTCATGCCCGTGGGCACCCAAGGTTCGGTGAAAGGCCTGCTACCCCGGGACCTAAAGGAGATCGGTAGCCAAATCCTCCTGGCCAACACCTACCACCTCCTTCTGCGCCCGGGGCCGGAGCGGGTGAGGGCCCTCGGAGGGCTTCACGGCTTCGCCGGGTGGCAAGGGCCCTGGCTCACGGACTCCGGGGGGTTCCAGGTGATGAGCCTGGGGCACCTCCGGCGCATAGACGAGGAAGGGGTGGTCTTCCAAAACCACCTGGACGGGAGCCTCGTCCGGCTCACCCCGGAAAGGAGCATCGCCGTGCAGGAGGCCCTGGGGGCGGACATCGTCATGGCCTTTGACGAGTGCCCCCCCTACCCCGCAAGCCGGGCCTACCTAAAGGCTTCCTTAGAGCGCACCCTGCGCTGGCTGGAGCGCTCTCTAAGGGCCAAGACCCGCCAGGACCAAGCCCTCTTCGGCATCGCCCAAGGGGGGACGGACCCCGAGCTAAGGCGGCTTTCCACGGAGGAAACCCTCCGCTTCGACCTACCCGGCTACGCCATCGGGGGGCTGGCGGTGGGGGAGCCCAAGGAGGCCATGTTCGCCATGGTGGCCCTTTCCACCGAGCTCCTCCCCGAGGACCGCCCCCGTTACCTCATGGGGGTGGGCCACCCGGAAGACCTGGTGGCGGCCATAGGGCTTGGGGTGGACCTTTTCGATTGCGTCTACCCCACGCGCACGGGCCGCTTCGGAAGCGCCCTGGTGCCCGAAGGCCGCCTCAACCTGAAAAACGCCCGCTTCCTGGAGGAAAAGGGTCCCCTGGAGGAAGGGTGCGACTGCTACACCTGCCAGAACTTCAGCCGGGGCTACCTGGCCCACCTGGTGCGGGCTGGAGAGATGCTGGGGGGGATCCTCCTTTCCCTACACAACCTGCGCTACCTCCACCGCCTTACCGAGGGCGCACGGGAGGCCATCCGGCAAGGGTCCTACGGGGCCTTCGCCCGCGCCTTCGCCGAGCGGCGCTTCGGCCGGGAGGTGCCCCTTTGGTTCCGGGAGGCCCTGGTGGCGGGGGGGCATTGGTAG
- the lspA gene encoding signal peptidase II — translation MPTVLVPLLLAFDQILKLWALENLSPVPKPLLGDLLYLTLVQNTGAGFGLLQGRAFLLGWLSLGVGAVLLYLLAKQRYAPLFTLALSLIAVGALGNGIDRLGRGWVVDYLDLGTPFPLLANFPVFNLADVCVTLGALLLLLSPRRKRKRF, via the coding sequence ATGCCCACGGTGCTCGTGCCCTTACTCCTGGCCTTTGACCAGATCCTAAAGCTCTGGGCCCTGGAAAACCTCTCCCCCGTGCCGAAGCCCCTCTTGGGCGACCTCCTCTACCTCACCCTGGTGCAAAACACCGGGGCGGGCTTCGGCCTCCTGCAGGGAAGGGCCTTCCTCCTGGGGTGGCTGAGCCTTGGGGTGGGAGCGGTCCTCCTCTACCTCCTGGCCAAGCAGCGCTACGCCCCCCTCTTCACCCTGGCCCTTTCCCTCATCGCCGTAGGGGCCTTGGGGAACGGGATAGACCGCCTGGGCCGGGGCTGGGTGGTGGACTACCTGGACCTCGGCACCCCCTTCCCCCTCCTCGCCAACTTCCCCGTCTTCAACCTGGCGGACGTCTGCGTGACCCTGGGGGCCCTCCTCCTTCTCCTCTCCCCGAGGCGGAAGCGCAAGCGGTTTTAG
- a CDS encoding AI-2E family transporter → MREAFAKVWENPYVRVFVYLLLLFLLYRFLARAWPALSVLLFAFAFAYLAHPLVRFFEGLRLPRAMGVALVYLLLGLFLGLASFLTAQTVLELSRLAQELPRLLDPFFAWLLALPDRLRAVPVPEALNPVLAEASRNLQGLLQGFLDTLVRWLQGLLAQGGNLLGFFTGLLGGIFQLFTALTLSLYFLYDLPRLGQAALRAFPEPYQPLVAELAAKLDRSVGGYVRGQLLVAFLVGLIVGVGLWLVGVPLAASLGFLAGVFNLIPFVGVLVSGVPALLLAATGGWLKVFLALFVLWLANQLEGNLFGPLIVGRATRLHPVTAIAAILTGASLFGLWGALLGVPAAAFFKVLLEDYYKQSRFYREG, encoded by the coding sequence ATGCGCGAGGCCTTCGCCAAGGTGTGGGAGAACCCCTACGTGAGGGTTTTCGTCTACCTCCTGCTCCTTTTCCTTCTTTACCGCTTTTTGGCCCGGGCCTGGCCTGCGCTTTCTGTCCTCCTCTTTGCCTTCGCCTTCGCCTACCTGGCCCACCCCTTGGTGCGTTTCTTTGAGGGGCTTAGGCTTCCCCGGGCCATGGGGGTGGCCCTGGTCTACCTCCTGTTGGGCCTTTTCTTGGGCCTCGCCTCCTTCCTCACCGCCCAGACCGTCTTGGAGCTCTCCCGCCTCGCCCAGGAACTCCCCAGGCTCCTGGACCCCTTTTTCGCCTGGCTCCTCGCCCTGCCCGACCGGCTTCGGGCCGTGCCCGTGCCTGAGGCGCTAAACCCGGTTCTGGCCGAGGCCAGCCGCAATCTCCAGGGACTTTTGCAGGGGTTTTTGGATACCCTGGTGCGCTGGCTCCAGGGCCTCCTCGCCCAAGGGGGCAACCTCCTGGGCTTTTTCACCGGGCTTCTGGGCGGGATTTTCCAGCTCTTCACCGCCCTCACCCTCTCCCTCTACTTCCTCTACGACCTGCCCCGCCTCGGCCAAGCCGCCCTCCGCGCCTTCCCCGAGCCGTACCAGCCCCTGGTGGCGGAGCTCGCCGCCAAGCTGGACCGGAGCGTGGGGGGCTATGTGCGGGGGCAACTCCTCGTGGCCTTTTTGGTGGGCCTCATTGTGGGGGTAGGGCTATGGCTCGTGGGGGTGCCCCTGGCGGCTAGCCTGGGCTTTCTGGCCGGAGTCTTCAACCTCATCCCCTTCGTGGGGGTCCTCGTCTCCGGAGTGCCCGCTTTGCTCCTCGCCGCCACGGGGGGGTGGCTCAAGGTCTTCCTAGCTCTTTTTGTCCTGTGGCTCGCCAACCAGCTGGAGGGGAACCTCTTCGGCCCCCTCATCGTGGGCCGGGCTACGAGGCTTCACCCGGTGACCGCCATCGCCGCCATCCTCACCGGGGCGAGCCTCTTTGGCCTCTGGGGCGCCCTTTTGGGGGTCCCCGCCGCCGCCTTCTTCAAGGTCCTCCTGGAGGACTACTACAAGCAAAGCCGCTTTTACCGGGAAGGCTAG
- the rpmB gene encoding 50S ribosomal protein L28 codes for MSKVCEISGKRPIVANSIQRRGKAKREGGVGKKTTGISKRRQYPNLQKVRVRVAGQEITFRVATSHIPKVYELLERAKGLKLEGLSAKEIKERLLKLL; via the coding sequence ATGTCCAAGGTCTGTGAGATCAGCGGAAAGCGGCCCATCGTGGCCAACAGCATCCAGCGGCGGGGTAAGGCCAAGCGGGAAGGGGGCGTGGGCAAGAAGACCACGGGCATCTCTAAGCGGCGCCAGTACCCCAACCTGCAGAAGGTGCGGGTGAGGGTGGCGGGCCAGGAGATCACCTTCCGCGTGGCGACAAGCCACATCCCCAAGGTTTACGAGCTTTTGGAAAGGGCGAAGGGCCTGAAGCTAGAGGGCCTTTCCGCCAAGGAGATTAAGGAACGGCTTCTGAAGCTCCTCTAG
- a CDS encoding solute carrier family 23 protein, protein MTPRHLILGLQHTVAMFGATVLVPLLTGLNPAVALFTAGVGTLVFHLATGRMVPVFLGSSFAFIAPILAAKEAGFSLAAVGGGIVAAGLVYALFALLVLLIGSERVRQVFPPVVTGPVIVVIGLTLAPVAVGMAAKDWLLAVATFLGAVVSAVFLRGLFQMIPVLLGVGVGYVLALLLGRVDLRPLQEAPWFGLPAFTLASFEWGAILLIAPVAFVTVMEHIGDILTNGRVVGKDFFVRPGLHRTLLGDGLATSLAGLLGGPANTTYSENTGVLAVTKVYEPVVLRIAAVFAILLSFSPKLAALLQTLPQGVLGGISMLLFGMIASVGIRTLAEAEIDFTHSRNLIVVSAILVLGLGGAVANLGTVQVAGAAVPLKVSGMALAALAGVVLNLLLPRQLEPEELAAEEERLP, encoded by the coding sequence ATGACGCCAAGGCACCTTATCCTGGGCCTCCAGCACACGGTGGCCATGTTCGGGGCCACGGTGCTGGTGCCCCTCCTCACCGGGCTGAACCCGGCGGTGGCCCTCTTCACCGCCGGGGTAGGTACCCTGGTTTTCCACCTGGCCACGGGACGGATGGTGCCTGTCTTTTTAGGCTCCAGCTTCGCCTTCATCGCCCCCATCCTGGCGGCCAAGGAGGCGGGGTTTTCCCTGGCGGCGGTGGGGGGCGGGATTGTGGCGGCGGGCCTCGTCTACGCCCTTTTTGCCCTTTTGGTACTCCTCATCGGCTCGGAACGGGTGCGCCAGGTCTTCCCCCCGGTGGTCACGGGGCCAGTCATCGTGGTCATCGGCCTAACCCTGGCCCCGGTGGCGGTGGGCATGGCGGCCAAGGACTGGCTTTTGGCCGTGGCCACCTTCTTGGGAGCGGTGGTGAGCGCCGTGTTTTTGCGCGGGCTTTTCCAGATGATCCCCGTGCTCCTTGGGGTGGGGGTGGGGTATGTCCTGGCCCTCCTCCTGGGCCGGGTGGACCTAAGGCCCTTGCAGGAGGCCCCCTGGTTCGGTCTTCCCGCCTTCACCTTGGCTTCCTTTGAGTGGGGGGCGATCCTCCTGATCGCCCCTGTGGCCTTCGTCACGGTGATGGAGCACATCGGGGACATCCTCACCAACGGCCGGGTGGTGGGCAAGGACTTCTTCGTCCGCCCTGGCCTCCACCGCACCCTTTTGGGGGACGGCCTGGCCACCAGCCTGGCGGGGCTTTTAGGCGGCCCCGCTAACACCACCTACTCCGAGAACACCGGGGTTTTGGCGGTGACCAAGGTGTATGAGCCCGTGGTCCTCCGCATCGCTGCGGTCTTCGCCATCCTCCTCTCCTTCTCCCCCAAGCTCGCCGCCCTCCTCCAGACCCTGCCCCAAGGGGTTTTGGGGGGGATTTCCATGCTCCTTTTCGGCATGATCGCCTCCGTGGGCATCCGCACCCTGGCGGAGGCCGAGATCGACTTCACCCATAGCCGCAACCTCATCGTGGTCTCCGCCATTCTGGTCCTGGGCCTGGGCGGGGCGGTGGCCAACCTGGGCACGGTGCAGGTGGCGGGGGCGGCGGTGCCCCTGAAGGTGAGCGGCATGGCCCTGGCGGCCTTGGCGGGGGTGGTGCTAAACCTCCTCTTGCCCCGGCAGCTGGAGCCAGAGGAACTGGCCGCGGAGGAAGAGCGGCTCCCCTAG